In Candidatus Cohnella colombiensis, one DNA window encodes the following:
- a CDS encoding SPFH domain-containing protein, translating to MGFMDFLRGQLIEVIEWLDEKGQLVHRFPAYDNAIKMGAKLIVRESQVAIFVNEGKLADIYGPGTYTLTTQNMPVLTALNSWKHGFTSPFKADVYFVNMSNYTDLKWGTTNPILLRDADFGMVRLRGFGNYSFRVGNADIFMTDIFGTKKEFTTDGITGHLKSMIVSSITDIIGESKTPAVELASSYEEFGELAVQRLQPRFEAIGLILSSLTIENLSLPDEVEKMIDRRTSMGALGNLDNYMKFQTAEAIRDVANNPGGGAVGTGAGLGAGMAFGQMMGQMMQPNNVGQQPSQQQPVQQQPQQPAPPAQPSTTEGQACTNSSCNHILQPNEKFCVECGAPRPQKRFCTQCGHEMNANAKFCSECGTPT from the coding sequence ATGGGATTTATGGATTTTCTTCGCGGACAGTTAATTGAGGTTATTGAATGGTTAGATGAAAAGGGTCAGCTCGTACACCGTTTCCCTGCCTATGACAACGCAATCAAGATGGGAGCTAAGCTCATCGTACGGGAATCACAGGTTGCGATCTTCGTTAATGAAGGCAAATTAGCGGATATCTATGGGCCAGGCACATATACGTTAACAACACAGAACATGCCTGTACTAACGGCATTAAACTCATGGAAGCATGGGTTTACATCGCCATTTAAAGCAGATGTGTATTTCGTTAATATGTCGAACTACACCGATCTGAAGTGGGGAACGACAAATCCGATCCTTTTGCGTGACGCTGACTTTGGCATGGTCCGACTTCGCGGATTCGGCAACTATTCGTTCAGAGTTGGCAACGCAGATATCTTTATGACTGACATCTTCGGAACGAAGAAAGAATTTACAACAGATGGTATTACCGGACACTTAAAGTCGATGATTGTTTCCTCGATTACCGATATTATCGGTGAGTCGAAAACGCCCGCAGTAGAATTGGCCAGCTCCTACGAGGAATTCGGCGAGCTAGCTGTCCAACGTTTGCAGCCTCGCTTTGAGGCGATCGGCTTGATTTTATCAAGCCTTACGATTGAAAATCTGTCTCTACCCGATGAGGTAGAAAAAATGATTGACCGCAGAACCTCCATGGGTGCATTAGGCAATCTTGACAACTACATGAAGTTTCAAACGGCTGAAGCGATTCGCGATGTAGCGAACAATCCCGGTGGCGGTGCTGTTGGTACAGGTGCAGGTCTTGGGGCAGGGATGGCCTTTGGCCAGATGATGGGTCAGATGATGCAGCCTAACAATGTCGGCCAGCAGCCTTCACAGCAACAACCTGTTCAACAACAGCCACAGCAGCCTGCCCCACCCGCTCAACCTTCAACTACGGAAGGGCAAGCTTGCACAAACAGCAGTTGTAATCATATCTTGCAACCGAACGAAAAATTTTGTGTGGAATGCGGAGCTCCCAGACCACAAAAACGCTTTTGTACGCAATGTGGTCATGAGATGAATGCGAATGCTAAATTTTGTTCCGAATGCGGGACGCCAACTTAA
- a CDS encoding autorepressor SdpR family transcription factor, giving the protein MNDAFKALSDPTRRKILQLLRERDLNAGEIADHFDISKPSISHHLSILKQSKLVQDERQGQSIVYSLNLSVMQEAMGWFLGMIGTKGDAHNE; this is encoded by the coding sequence GTGAATGATGCATTTAAAGCACTGTCCGATCCAACAAGACGTAAGATCTTGCAGTTGTTGAGGGAGCGCGACTTGAATGCTGGTGAAATTGCAGATCATTTCGACATTTCCAAACCAAGTATCTCTCATCATCTCAGTATCTTGAAACAATCCAAACTCGTTCAAGATGAACGACAAGGACAGTCAATCGTGTATTCCCTCAATTTAAGCGTAATGCAAGAAGCAATGGGTTGGTTTCTAGGTATGATAGGAACGAAAGGAGATGCTCACAATGAGTGA
- a CDS encoding SdpI family protein gives MSEEKLENTLKWSRKDWVLLAVNIAIFAILFVIFNRKLPDEVASHYNISGELDRMMGKVAFWIMYGAIGILLPSFLAALRKIDPRKQNYNKFAQSFYVIRFAISMFIHGIMLVIILDNLDYNLPIQNILLGGFGLLWIVIGNYMSQVRSNFFVGIKTPWALSDERNWRLTHRFAARFMFIAGILMFASTWFVGQTFVVVMIILAGTLISSLSPVLYSYLVYRNSNTEA, from the coding sequence ATGAGTGAAGAGAAGCTGGAGAACACACTAAAGTGGTCTAGGAAAGATTGGGTATTGCTCGCTGTGAATATCGCAATATTTGCCATTCTGTTTGTCATCTTCAACAGAAAGCTCCCTGATGAAGTGGCTAGCCACTACAACATTAGTGGAGAATTAGACCGGATGATGGGCAAGGTTGCATTCTGGATCATGTATGGTGCTATCGGCATTTTGCTACCATCATTCTTAGCTGCTTTACGAAAGATCGATCCTCGCAAACAAAACTACAATAAATTCGCACAATCGTTCTATGTTATCCGCTTTGCAATCAGTATGTTCATTCATGGGATCATGCTTGTGATTATACTAGATAATCTCGATTACAACTTACCGATTCAAAATATTCTATTAGGCGGTTTTGGATTGTTGTGGATCGTCATCGGTAATTATATGAGCCAAGTCCGCTCGAACTTCTTTGTCGGCATTAAAACACCTTGGGCGCTGTCCGATGAGCGTAATTGGAGGCTCACTCACCGGTTTGCTGCACGTTTCATGTTCATAGCCGGCATTCTTATGTTTGCAAGCACATGGTTTGTAGGGCAGACATTCGTAGTTGTAATGATTATACTTGCGGGTACACTGATAAGCTCGCTTAGCCCAGTTCTCTACTCTTATCTTGTATATAGAAATAGTAATACTGAAGCTTGA
- a CDS encoding PDZ domain-containing protein, giving the protein MEPLLELLREAGQAAIGLFTLPYYYVAIIMVWWHVRANTKLQRKLYHVRLYSSLYLVVTRVFAGIAIGLILSLVSVGIGSRLTDSTLVCIWIGMAVLALFRLRYICFAYAAGALGVLQVVLSWTGIGEEGSLWYEPLQTVVAIDVPSLMIIAGLLHVAEGIIIRVQSGKQAIPLYFEGKRGNPIGAYSLSGVWPIPLLWLIPGEGAALPWTPLFGMTDHVASWGFLAFPLVIAFSERTTTKWPEVKARSTGNLLIIYGVVITALAVGAFYWSPLSLVAALAAFLLHDGLMHLSTMKEAGHKLLYANDRAGVRVLAVLPHTPAVEMEFQAGEIITKVNGATVRTKEQFHVALGLQSAFSKLEVINREGHVRFIQRARYAGEHYHLGLLLAPDEDAEYVASPNRESLWNYVRYAGIKRRRGQISLLQEAINEAAAEVEKAVAETASIEEQSSNEIEEAPPVDPGLPPRGMKK; this is encoded by the coding sequence TTGGAACCTCTACTGGAGCTGTTGCGGGAAGCTGGACAAGCTGCAATTGGATTGTTCACATTGCCGTATTACTATGTTGCGATAATTATGGTTTGGTGGCATGTACGGGCGAATACGAAGTTACAAAGAAAGCTGTATCACGTTCGTCTTTACAGTTCATTATACTTGGTCGTTACGAGAGTGTTTGCTGGTATTGCAATTGGGCTTATATTGTCATTAGTTAGTGTCGGGATTGGTTCGAGGCTGACGGATAGCACTTTAGTGTGCATATGGATCGGGATGGCTGTGTTAGCATTATTTCGCTTGCGCTATATTTGCTTTGCATATGCTGCAGGTGCGCTTGGTGTACTTCAGGTCGTGTTGAGTTGGACAGGTATTGGTGAAGAAGGGTCTCTGTGGTATGAACCATTGCAAACCGTTGTTGCGATCGATGTTCCGAGTCTAATGATTATAGCTGGTCTCCTTCATGTTGCAGAAGGGATTATTATTCGCGTGCAAAGTGGGAAGCAAGCAATCCCTTTATATTTCGAAGGTAAACGCGGAAACCCGATCGGAGCATACAGCTTATCGGGTGTATGGCCGATTCCCTTATTGTGGCTCATTCCGGGAGAAGGAGCTGCTTTGCCGTGGACACCGTTATTCGGTATGACGGATCATGTCGCAAGCTGGGGCTTCCTAGCCTTTCCACTCGTGATCGCTTTCAGCGAAAGGACAACAACGAAATGGCCAGAGGTTAAAGCGCGCTCAACGGGTAACTTATTAATTATTTATGGGGTTGTCATCACTGCACTGGCAGTAGGCGCTTTTTATTGGTCGCCCCTTAGTCTAGTTGCTGCACTTGCAGCGTTTCTGCTTCATGATGGCTTAATGCATTTAAGCACAATGAAGGAAGCAGGACACAAATTGTTGTATGCGAATGATCGTGCAGGCGTTCGAGTATTAGCAGTATTGCCTCATACCCCTGCCGTGGAGATGGAATTTCAAGCTGGTGAAATCATTACGAAAGTGAATGGGGCAACAGTACGTACGAAGGAACAGTTTCATGTTGCGTTAGGACTTCAATCTGCGTTCAGTAAACTTGAAGTGATCAATCGCGAAGGTCATGTTCGCTTTATTCAGCGCGCACGATATGCGGGAGAGCATTATCATCTTGGTTTGCTGCTTGCGCCCGACGAAGATGCAGAATATGTAGCTTCTCCGAATCGAGAATCACTGTGGAATTATGTGCGTTATGCGGGCATCAAGAGACGTCGGGGACAAATCAGTTTGTTGCAGGAAGCCATTAATGAAGCTGCAGCAGAAGTGGAAAAGGCTGTGGCAGAGACAGCAAGTATTGAAGAACAGTCTAGCAACGAAATCGAGGAAGCACCCCCGGTTGACCCAGGACTACCCCCTCGTGGAATGAAAAAGTAA
- a CDS encoding S41 family peptidase, giving the protein MWFRGRTVLAFMVLTAIATGSIVYMVMSFPGLMSSSSEPRVSSPIVSGEQGFTQNEFNKLNRAFEFIRKQYYIDTKRSTLIDGAIQGMVESLDDPYSIYKTEAEAEAFTDVLQGAFTGIGAELTSENGAIVVQSAIRSSPADRAGLLSGDELLSVNGQSLLGLSLVDAATLIRGPKGTKAKLKVRRDGVSEPIDLELVRDRIDLETVHSERTDDGIGYIAINQFTFDTAEQVSIELKALEKLGIHALVIDVRDNPGGIVQSVEAVAELFIVKGKPIMQVAHRSGKTVIETADKGIAIAKPYPIIVLMNQGSASAAEILAGALKQSAGAILIGETTYGKGTVQVSNNEDLGDGSIIKLTVSKWLLPDGTWVNKIGIAPDIVVAQPEYFLASQLPRDKVLKYDTTGDAVRNLQLILAGVGFPADRQDGYFSIGTRIALKKFQNEQVLPESGEVTRDTAQRLEEMLYAVIHNPLKDEQLQVAYEQARALINE; this is encoded by the coding sequence GTGTGGTTTCGGGGTCGTACTGTATTGGCTTTCATGGTATTAACAGCGATTGCAACTGGATCAATCGTATATATGGTAATGAGCTTTCCTGGGTTGATGAGTTCCTCTTCAGAACCAAGGGTTTCTTCTCCGATTGTATCAGGAGAACAGGGATTTACGCAGAATGAATTTAATAAGCTGAACCGTGCATTTGAATTTATCCGCAAGCAGTATTATATCGATACCAAACGCAGCACCTTAATTGATGGGGCTATTCAAGGGATGGTCGAGTCACTTGATGATCCTTATTCGATCTATAAGACCGAAGCGGAAGCAGAAGCTTTTACCGACGTGCTACAAGGGGCTTTTACGGGTATTGGAGCTGAACTCACGAGTGAAAATGGAGCAATTGTCGTACAGTCGGCAATCCGAAGTTCTCCCGCTGATCGTGCGGGTCTGCTTTCGGGCGATGAACTACTATCTGTGAACGGTCAAAGTTTATTAGGGCTCAGTTTAGTAGATGCTGCCACACTCATCCGTGGTCCAAAGGGGACTAAGGCTAAGCTGAAGGTACGACGTGACGGAGTATCAGAACCGATCGATTTGGAGCTTGTCAGAGATCGGATTGATCTCGAAACCGTTCATTCAGAGCGCACAGATGACGGTATTGGCTATATTGCAATTAACCAATTTACGTTCGATACCGCGGAACAGGTCAGTATTGAGTTGAAAGCTTTGGAGAAGCTTGGAATCCATGCATTAGTTATTGATGTCAGAGATAACCCAGGCGGGATCGTTCAATCGGTAGAGGCTGTTGCAGAATTGTTCATCGTTAAGGGAAAGCCTATTATGCAAGTTGCTCATCGTAGCGGTAAAACTGTAATAGAGACCGCGGACAAAGGGATTGCAATAGCGAAGCCATATCCGATCATCGTATTAATGAATCAAGGCAGCGCAAGTGCTGCAGAGATATTAGCGGGTGCATTAAAGCAATCTGCGGGAGCTATTCTAATAGGCGAAACCACATACGGAAAAGGTACTGTTCAAGTTTCTAATAATGAGGATCTTGGTGATGGTAGTATAATTAAGCTAACCGTATCTAAATGGTTATTGCCGGATGGCACTTGGGTGAATAAGATCGGGATTGCTCCAGATATCGTGGTTGCACAACCTGAATACTTCCTCGCTTCTCAATTGCCGCGAGATAAGGTATTGAAATACGACACGACAGGCGATGCGGTAAGGAATCTTCAACTTATTTTAGCAGGTGTAGGTTTTCCGGCAGATCGTCAGGATGGATATTTCAGTATAGGTACTCGTATAGCATTGAAAAAATTTCAAAACGAGCAGGTGCTTCCGGAATCGGGAGAGGTAACTAGGGATACGGCTCAACGTTTGGAAGAAATGCTATATGCCGTTATACATAATCCATTGAAAGATGAGCAACTTCAAGTGGCATACGAACAAGCAAGAGCATTGATCAACGAGTAA
- a CDS encoding peptidoglycan DD-metalloendopeptidase family protein, with translation MRKKIIVLLAMLVFSCIVVRPYEGQALSKLEEIEKELKTLKQQQAKVEKEQKNAERSVNKLNGEKKSTQAEIEQLIAQIDGAHQKIEATKLKIAEAEEVVRVTGEEYEDAIVQRDNRIEMMDARVRMAYTAGPVSFLDVLLNASSISDFLNRLDTVESIVTQDNEIATQKQQYMELVEQKKQQVEDELVSIKALYAQLEQEKKSLEASEREKEQRISQVDAQIEEYEEIGEEQQNKLMEIAKKQADLIKEQKKEKEKLYYKGGKLGMPLHTEYRESSSYGTRIHPVTGKKHTHSGIDMAVSRGTPIYAAEAGTVIVAQFYSSYGYCVIIDHGGGLWTVYGHMLQGSIRVNNGDVVSRGDKIGEVGMSGVATGYHLHFEVRENGAHVNPAKYLK, from the coding sequence GTGAGAAAGAAAATCATAGTGTTGTTAGCTATGCTAGTGTTTAGTTGTATTGTCGTTCGACCCTATGAAGGACAAGCGTTATCCAAGCTCGAGGAAATTGAGAAGGAGCTAAAGACGCTTAAGCAGCAGCAGGCTAAGGTGGAGAAAGAACAGAAGAACGCAGAAAGATCTGTGAATAAGCTCAATGGTGAGAAGAAATCAACTCAAGCGGAGATTGAGCAATTGATTGCACAAATTGATGGTGCACATCAAAAAATCGAAGCAACGAAGCTGAAGATTGCCGAAGCTGAAGAAGTTGTACGTGTTACGGGTGAAGAGTACGAGGATGCGATCGTTCAACGCGATAATCGAATTGAAATGATGGATGCGCGCGTACGAATGGCGTATACTGCAGGTCCAGTATCTTTTCTTGATGTGTTGCTCAATGCGTCTAGCATTTCAGATTTTTTAAATCGGCTAGATACGGTAGAGTCGATCGTCACTCAGGATAATGAGATCGCAACGCAGAAGCAGCAATATATGGAACTCGTTGAACAGAAGAAGCAGCAGGTTGAGGATGAGCTTGTATCTATTAAAGCACTTTATGCACAACTAGAGCAGGAAAAGAAGTCCCTCGAAGCGAGCGAAAGGGAAAAAGAACAGAGAATATCGCAAGTTGATGCACAGATAGAAGAATATGAGGAAATTGGCGAAGAACAACAAAATAAGCTGATGGAAATAGCGAAGAAGCAAGCGGATTTGATCAAAGAGCAGAAGAAAGAAAAAGAAAAGCTCTACTACAAAGGTGGAAAGCTCGGCATGCCACTACATACGGAGTATAGAGAGTCATCTTCGTATGGAACTCGGATTCATCCAGTCACAGGCAAGAAGCATACACATAGTGGAATCGATATGGCGGTATCAAGAGGCACGCCGATCTATGCAGCAGAAGCAGGAACGGTTATCGTTGCGCAGTTTTATAGCAGCTATGGCTATTGCGTAATCATCGATCATGGTGGTGGATTGTGGACGGTCTATGGACATATGCTTCAAGGAAGCATTAGGGTGAATAATGGTGATGTCGTCAGTCGAGGAGACAAAATCGGCGAAGTCGGTATGAGTGGAGTTGCGACGGGATACCACCTGCATTTTGAAGTGCGGGAAAACGGAGCACATGTCAATCCGGCAAAATATTTGAAATAA
- the ftsX gene encoding permease-like cell division protein FtsX — MKFSTIARHIREGFRNVFRNGWMSFASISSIAVSLFILGVFLLLSLNLNKIADQLDSQAQVTVFLRTDIEQAKIDEVERVIKRIPEVKQVTFVSKVEGLERFRQSMGDEGKEALEGYEEDTNPLPDKFEIDVFEPQKINLVVKQIEAINLTDPEQPITKLKYGKEAIERLFKITNAIRNFGLFIVIGLAVMAMFLIATTIKMTILARRREIGIMKLVGATNGFIRWPFFIEGALIGFIGSTITSILLLYGYTKLMGTGTVAFGLYQIQTASIEEVKWLVGGLLVALGTVLGVWGSTLSVRKYLKV; from the coding sequence ATGAAATTTAGTACCATTGCCCGCCACATTCGCGAAGGATTTAGAAATGTTTTTCGGAATGGTTGGATGTCTTTCGCATCGATTAGCTCGATTGCGGTTTCGTTATTTATTCTCGGTGTGTTTCTACTACTCTCCTTGAACTTGAATAAGATTGCGGATCAATTAGACAGTCAAGCTCAAGTTACTGTCTTTCTCCGCACAGACATAGAACAAGCTAAGATTGATGAAGTTGAACGAGTGATTAAGCGAATTCCTGAAGTTAAGCAAGTTACATTCGTGTCGAAAGTGGAAGGGCTTGAACGTTTCCGTCAATCGATGGGCGATGAAGGGAAGGAAGCTTTAGAAGGTTACGAGGAAGATACGAATCCACTTCCGGACAAATTTGAAATCGATGTATTTGAACCTCAAAAAATTAATCTTGTCGTCAAGCAGATTGAAGCGATTAATTTGACTGATCCTGAACAGCCGATTACGAAGCTGAAATATGGCAAGGAAGCAATCGAAAGACTGTTTAAAATTACGAACGCGATTCGAAATTTCGGATTGTTCATCGTGATTGGTCTAGCAGTAATGGCTATGTTCCTTATCGCTACAACGATTAAGATGACGATTCTGGCAAGACGTCGGGAAATTGGAATCATGAAGCTCGTTGGTGCAACGAACGGTTTTATTCGCTGGCCGTTTTTCATAGAAGGTGCTCTGATTGGTTTTATAGGCTCAACGATTACGTCGATATTACTTTTATATGGCTATACCAAATTAATGGGTACGGGTACAGTAGCGTTCGGGCTTTACCAAATCCAGACAGCATCGATCGAAGAAGTGAAATGGCTTGTTGGTGGTCTCTTAGTTGCATTGGGTACTGTGTTAGGCGTTTGGGGAAGCACACTTTCAGTTCGCAAATATTTGAAGGTGTAA
- the ftsE gene encoding cell division ATP-binding protein FtsE — MIDMQDIWKTYPDGTTALQGVNVVIDRNEFVYIVGPSGAGKSTFMKLIYREEVPTKGQISVNGFNIGKLKHRKIPYVRRNIGVVFQDYKLLPKLSAYENVAFAMEVIEMPRRIIKRRTLEVLDLVGLKHKANSLPAQLSGGEQQRIAIARAIVNNPAVIVADEPTGNLDPETSWDIMKLLEEINFRGTTIVMATHNKEIVNTLRKRVIAIENGRVVRDEQRGEYGYEI, encoded by the coding sequence GTGATAGATATGCAAGACATATGGAAAACATACCCTGACGGTACAACAGCATTGCAGGGGGTTAATGTCGTTATTGATCGTAATGAATTTGTATATATTGTCGGACCATCGGGTGCAGGTAAATCGACCTTTATGAAGTTAATTTATCGTGAAGAGGTGCCTACCAAAGGGCAAATCTCTGTGAACGGTTTTAATATTGGCAAGCTCAAGCATCGCAAAATTCCGTACGTTCGTCGTAACATCGGAGTTGTGTTTCAAGACTATAAATTGCTACCTAAGTTATCCGCTTATGAGAATGTCGCGTTCGCGATGGAAGTCATCGAGATGCCACGTCGCATTATAAAACGTCGGACGTTGGAGGTTCTTGATCTAGTCGGCTTAAAGCATAAAGCGAATAGTTTGCCTGCACAACTATCTGGTGGAGAGCAGCAACGAATTGCAATTGCGAGGGCGATCGTTAACAATCCTGCAGTCATTGTTGCGGACGAGCCAACAGGTAACTTGGACCCTGAGACATCCTGGGATATTATGAAGCTGCTAGAGGAAATTAATTTCCGTGGGACAACAATCGTGATGGCAACACATAATAAGGAAATCGTGAATACCCTTCGGAAGCGTGTAATCGCGATCGAGAATGGTCGAGTTGTACGCGATGAGCAGAGAGGGGAGTACGGGTATGAAATTTAG
- the argH gene encoding argininosuccinate lyase → MSKLWGGRFTKKTDQLVEEYTASITFDKELAEEDIQGSLAHVTMLGHCGILPAEDVQTIKEGLMKVRQRIARGEQEFLIADEDIHMNIEKALIDEIGPVGGKLHTGRSRNDQVATDMHLYLRKRVVEFVDQLQKLQAALIGQAKDNLDTIVPGYTHLQRAQPILFAHHLMAYVSMFGRDIERLQDSYKRIDTLPLGAGALAGTTFAIDRHFTAEQLNFGRVYENSLDAVSDRDFIVEFLSHASLIMVHLSRLSEELILWSSTEFQFVELDDAFCTGSSIMPQKKNPDVPELVRGKTGRVYGNLIGLLTVLKSLPLAYNKDMQEDKEGMFDTVKTLQGALQLFASMIETMKVRKERMRRAVDQDFSNATDIADFLVNKGLPFRQAHEVIGKTVLYCIQQNKFLLDLTLDEFKQFSSLFDDRIYDVLQPAAVVNARNVYGGTATPQVEAAIARAEAELMRTAEWTSEYEAKSK, encoded by the coding sequence ATGAGTAAGCTATGGGGCGGACGGTTTACGAAAAAAACCGATCAGCTAGTTGAAGAATATACAGCATCGATCACGTTTGATAAAGAGTTAGCTGAGGAGGATATCCAAGGCAGCCTCGCGCACGTAACGATGTTAGGGCATTGCGGTATTCTACCTGCGGAAGATGTTCAAACGATCAAAGAAGGCTTGATGAAAGTTCGTCAACGTATTGCGCGCGGTGAACAGGAGTTTCTTATCGCGGATGAAGATATTCATATGAATATCGAAAAAGCGTTAATCGACGAAATCGGGCCAGTCGGCGGCAAGCTACATACCGGTCGCAGTCGCAATGATCAGGTTGCAACGGATATGCACTTGTACTTGCGTAAGCGTGTTGTCGAGTTTGTAGATCAATTGCAAAAGCTGCAAGCCGCTTTGATCGGACAAGCAAAGGATAATTTGGATACGATTGTACCAGGGTACACGCATCTTCAGCGTGCTCAACCGATTTTGTTCGCTCATCATCTGATGGCGTACGTGTCGATGTTCGGTCGCGATATTGAGCGGCTTCAAGACAGCTACAAGCGGATCGATACGTTACCTCTAGGTGCGGGTGCGCTTGCGGGTACGACGTTTGCAATCGATCGTCATTTTACAGCGGAGCAATTGAACTTCGGACGTGTATATGAAAATAGCTTGGATGCCGTAAGCGACCGCGATTTTATCGTTGAGTTTTTAAGCCATGCGTCCTTGATTATGGTTCACTTGTCGCGTCTGAGTGAAGAGTTGATTCTGTGGTCGAGTACAGAGTTCCAGTTCGTGGAGCTTGATGATGCGTTCTGCACAGGCTCAAGCATTATGCCGCAGAAGAAAAATCCGGACGTGCCTGAGCTCGTTCGTGGGAAGACAGGTCGTGTATACGGCAATCTTATCGGCTTGTTGACGGTGCTGAAGTCGCTGCCACTTGCTTATAACAAGGATATGCAGGAAGACAAGGAAGGGATGTTCGACACAGTCAAGACGCTCCAAGGTGCGCTACAGCTCTTCGCCTCGATGATCGAGACGATGAAGGTGCGCAAGGAGCGGATGAGACGCGCGGTCGATCAAGACTTCTCCAATGCGACTGACATTGCAGATTTCCTTGTCAACAAAGGACTGCCGTTCCGTCAAGCTCATGAAGTGATCGGAAAGACAGTGCTATATTGCATCCAGCAAAACAAGTTTTTGCTCGATCTGACGCTGGATGAGTTCAAGCAGTTCTCTTCACTGTTCGACGATCGCATCTACGATGTGCTACAACCCGCAGCAGTCGTTAATGCGCGCAACGTCTACGGAGGCACCGCAACACCGCAAGTCGAAGCGGCAATCGCTCGTGCGGAAGCAGAGCTTATGCGTACAGCGGAGTGGACTTCGGAGTATGAGGCGAAAAGCAAATAG
- a CDS encoding argininosuccinate synthase gives MAKEKIVLAYSGGLDTSVILTWLKETYDAEIITFTADIGQGEELDGLEEKAIKTGASKVYIDDLRAEFAKDFIYPMFQAGALYEGQYLLGTSIARPLIAKRMVDIAIAEGATAIAHGATGKGNDQVRFELTAAALTPNIKVIAPWRDEAFREAFPGRAEMIAYAEKHGINVQASAAKPYSMDRNLLHISFESGMLEDPWFDSSADDVQDMYVLSVSPEQAPDQAEYVELDFEGGDCVAINGEKLSPLEVMEKLNTLGGKHGIGRVDMVENRFVGMKSRGVYETPGGSILFAAHRKMESLTMDREVMHLRDSLISKYSSLVYNGFWFAPERLAIQALVAESQKNVTGTVRLKLYKGNILAAGLKSPVSLYNPHIATMEADPTQAYDQGDATGFIRLNALRLKVSSGVNGASGIEG, from the coding sequence ATGGCAAAAGAAAAGATTGTATTGGCCTACTCGGGTGGGCTCGACACATCGGTTATCCTCACATGGCTGAAGGAAACGTACGATGCGGAGATCATTACGTTTACCGCAGATATCGGTCAGGGTGAAGAACTCGACGGTTTGGAAGAAAAAGCGATCAAAACCGGTGCTTCCAAAGTGTACATCGACGATCTTCGTGCAGAATTTGCAAAGGATTTCATCTATCCGATGTTCCAAGCAGGTGCATTGTATGAAGGTCAATACCTTCTCGGAACGAGTATCGCTCGTCCATTGATTGCGAAGCGGATGGTTGATATCGCGATTGCAGAAGGCGCAACTGCGATTGCTCACGGCGCAACAGGGAAAGGTAACGACCAAGTACGCTTCGAGTTGACTGCTGCGGCGTTGACACCGAACATTAAGGTCATTGCTCCTTGGCGTGATGAAGCGTTCCGCGAAGCGTTCCCAGGACGTGCGGAGATGATCGCTTACGCAGAGAAGCATGGGATTAACGTGCAAGCGTCGGCTGCGAAGCCTTATTCGATGGACCGTAACCTGCTTCACATCAGCTTTGAGAGCGGTATGCTCGAAGATCCTTGGTTTGATTCAAGCGCAGATGACGTTCAGGATATGTATGTACTTAGCGTATCTCCTGAGCAAGCGCCCGACCAAGCAGAGTATGTAGAGCTGGACTTTGAGGGTGGCGATTGCGTCGCGATCAATGGGGAGAAGCTAAGCCCGCTTGAAGTGATGGAGAAGCTGAATACGCTCGGTGGCAAGCATGGCATCGGACGTGTCGATATGGTGGAAAACCGCTTTGTAGGCATGAAGAGCCGTGGCGTGTATGAAACACCGGGAGGCAGCATCCTTTTTGCTGCTCACCGTAAGATGGAATCCTTGACGATGGATCGCGAAGTCATGCATCTTCGTGATTCGTTAATTTCGAAATATAGCTCGCTTGTCTACAACGGCTTCTGGTTTGCGCCTGAGCGCTTAGCGATTCAAGCACTCGTTGCTGAAAGCCAGAAGAACGTAACGGGTACAGTTCGTTTGAAGCTGTATAAGGGCAACATCCTTGCAGCAGGCTTGAAGAGCCCTGTAAGCTTGTACAATCCGCACATTGCGACAATGGAAGCGGACCCTACACAAGCGTACGATCAAGGTGATGCAACTGGGTTTATCCGCTTGAACGCGCTTCGCTTGAAGGTATCTTCAGGAGTCAATGGCGCTTCGGGCATTGAAGGATAA